Proteins found in one Paenibacillus dendritiformis genomic segment:
- a CDS encoding B12-binding domain-containing radical SAM protein — protein sequence MKTIVAAINAKYIHTALSLRLLKAYAEDEFEIDMAEYTIKDPVLHIAADLYNRKPDVVGFSCYIWNIEATLAVARILKQVLPHVRIVLGGPEVSFDPGYFLGREPAVDIVVTGEGEAAFKALLGCFANGLPVGTVAAIAWREGTHIRVNPPQAKLDLEDMPSPYRFEADRAELGKRIVYFETSRGCPFNCQFCLSSTETGVRFFDKERVKADLKYLIQAGARTIKFLDRTFNINRDYALDIFRFLIDHHDGCVFQFEITADIMRPEVLEFLNKEAPPGIFRFEIGIQSTNEETNRLVKRRQNWDKLCRTVRLIKEGGKIDQHLDLIAGLPGEDYVSFKRTFNDVFALRPEELQLGFLKLLRGTGLRADAGRYGYQYMDHAPYEMLENDVLPFSDVLRIKRVEDILEKYWNSHRADYTVNYLTQHSFATPYDFFQQFGDDWAEQGWERIGHQLHDLFLRLEQFLERAQVPDLEVIRSLMRLDYMLQHRHKPRTLWWTSPSKAEVGAWLKRLADAPEQLHAGFGSLELTEQALHKHAMVDLWPCDAVRLVETGEADRSAPSAVIVLFGEAAAAAERRHLPRWYACPALPIDM from the coding sequence ATGAAGACGATTGTCGCTGCGATCAATGCAAAATATATTCATACCGCGCTGTCGCTGCGCCTGTTGAAGGCATATGCAGAGGATGAATTCGAGATAGATATGGCGGAGTACACGATCAAGGACCCGGTGCTTCATATTGCGGCCGATTTGTATAACCGGAAGCCGGATGTGGTCGGCTTCTCCTGTTATATATGGAATATCGAAGCGACGCTGGCTGTTGCCCGGATCTTGAAGCAGGTGCTGCCTCATGTCCGCATCGTGCTCGGAGGACCGGAGGTTTCCTTCGACCCGGGCTATTTTCTTGGGCGGGAGCCTGCTGTCGATATTGTCGTGACGGGCGAAGGCGAGGCCGCATTCAAAGCGCTGCTCGGCTGCTTCGCCAATGGCCTGCCGGTCGGTACGGTGGCGGCCATTGCTTGGCGGGAGGGCACACACATTCGCGTCAATCCGCCGCAAGCCAAGCTGGACCTGGAGGATATGCCGTCTCCATACCGGTTCGAGGCGGATCGGGCCGAGCTCGGCAAGCGCATCGTTTATTTCGAGACGAGCCGCGGGTGTCCGTTCAACTGCCAGTTCTGCCTGTCCAGCACGGAGACGGGAGTCCGCTTTTTTGACAAGGAGCGGGTGAAGGCCGATTTGAAATATTTGATTCAGGCAGGAGCGCGCACCATCAAGTTCCTCGATCGTACCTTCAATATTAACCGCGATTATGCGCTCGATATTTTCCGGTTCCTGATCGATCATCATGACGGCTGCGTGTTCCAATTCGAGATTACCGCCGACATTATGCGGCCGGAGGTGCTGGAGTTCCTGAACAAGGAGGCGCCGCCCGGCATCTTCCGCTTCGAAATCGGCATCCAATCGACGAATGAGGAGACGAACCGGCTGGTCAAGCGCCGGCAAAATTGGGATAAGCTGTGCCGCACTGTGCGCCTCATTAAGGAGGGCGGCAAAATCGATCAGCATCTCGACTTAATCGCCGGACTTCCGGGAGAGGACTATGTGTCCTTCAAGAGGACGTTCAATGATGTCTTCGCGCTCCGGCCCGAGGAGCTGCAGCTCGGCTTCCTGAAGCTGCTGCGCGGCACGGGCTTGCGGGCGGATGCCGGCCGGTACGGCTATCAATATATGGACCACGCCCCCTATGAAATGCTGGAGAATGATGTCCTCCCGTTCTCGGATGTCCTGCGCATCAAGCGGGTAGAGGATATTTTAGAAAAGTACTGGAATTCGCATCGAGCCGATTATACCGTCAATTATTTGACGCAGCACTCATTTGCGACGCCGTATGATTTTTTTCAACAATTCGGAGATGATTGGGCGGAGCAGGGCTGGGAGCGCATCGGCCATCAGCTGCATGATCTGTTCCTGCGTCTGGAGCAATTTCTGGAGCGGGCGCAGGTGCCGGATCTGGAAGTCATTCGCAGTCTGATGCGGTTGGATTATATGCTGCAGCATCGCCACAAGCCGCGCACCCTCTGGTGGACATCCCCGTCGAAGGCGGAGGTCGGGGCCTGGCTGAAGCGATTGGCGGATGCGCCTGAGCAGCTTCATGCCGGCTTCGGCAGCCTGGAGCTGACCGAGCAGGCGCTGCACAAGCATGCCATGGTTGACCTGTGGCCATGTGATGCGGTCCGCTTGGTGGAGACGGGAGAAGCGGATCGTTCCGCCCCGAGCGCCGTGATCGTCCTCTTTGGCGAGGCGGCGGCTGCGGCGGAACGGCGCCATTTGCCCCGTTGGTATGCTTGCCCTGCGCTACCAATAGACATGTAA
- a CDS encoding immunity 53 family protein, with protein sequence MDILIWLENWFLQNCDNDWEHSYGLRIATLDNPGWSVEISLNETNLEEKEYPKTIIERSNNDWIHCFVEENTFKGYGGPNNLREILEIFKNWASIHA encoded by the coding sequence ATGGATATATTAATTTGGTTGGAGAATTGGTTTTTACAGAACTGCGATAACGACTGGGAGCATAGTTATGGTCTAAGAATTGCCACATTGGATAACCCCGGTTGGTCTGTAGAAATTAGTTTAAATGAAACTAATCTAGAGGAAAAGGAATATCCAAAAACAATTATAGAACGTAGCAACAACGATTGGATTCATTGTTTTGTAGAAGAAAACACTTTTAAGGGGTACGGTGGACCAAACAATCTTAGAGAGATACTGGAAATATTTAAAAATTGGGCATCAATTCATGCTTAG
- a CDS encoding polymorphic toxin-type HINT domain-containing protein gives MKKSISLMLFFILSLTSLPLASAQSIANCNLHCFSAGTPVQTKAGFKPIEEIRIGDFVLTKDERTGKTGYNTVVELFKRQAYETYRITVKGITITTTEEHPFWVPGQGWVEARHLKVGDLLQNPEGNLYPIDRIAIKNGITTVYNFRVQGVHNYFVTELEIWTHNCGAGGIRNIPMRAPTGGGGGSNQASNVGRAKNNLKPDNSATGAHTTFKRDSNGNVTNYSTYKPQTNTNSPNKWEQVKRYDGVGKGDGHFNKVTGQKIKEPHVHDPKTPGGVREPRKSGKETPMKW, from the coding sequence ATGAAAAAGAGTATTTCTTTGATGCTATTTTTTATCCTTTCATTAACGAGTCTTCCTCTTGCTTCTGCTCAATCCATCGCTAATTGCAATTTACATTGCTTCTCTGCCGGCACCCCGGTACAAACGAAGGCTGGGTTCAAGCCTATTGAAGAAATCCGCATCGGTGATTTTGTCCTGACGAAGGATGAACGAACAGGGAAAACAGGATATAATACGGTTGTTGAATTGTTCAAAAGACAAGCATACGAGACGTACCGAATTACGGTCAAAGGAATAACGATAACGACAACGGAAGAGCATCCGTTCTGGGTGCCCGGCCAAGGCTGGGTTGAGGCAAGACACCTTAAGGTAGGTGACCTGCTTCAAAATCCAGAAGGCAACCTCTATCCGATCGACCGTATCGCGATTAAGAACGGTATTACCACCGTGTATAACTTCCGTGTCCAGGGAGTACATAATTATTTTGTAACAGAGCTGGAAATATGGACGCATAATTGCGGAGCCGGGGGAATAAGAAATATTCCGATGAGGGCGCCTACAGGGGGAGGCGGCGGCTCTAACCAGGCGTCTAATGTTGGAAGAGCAAAAAACAATCTAAAACCTGATAACTCTGCAACTGGAGCACACACTACATTTAAACGAGACTCTAATGGAAATGTAACAAACTACTCAACGTATAAACCACAAACTAATACGAATAGCCCAAATAAGTGGGAACAAGTAAAACGGTATGACGGTGTTGGCAAAGGCGATGGTCATTTTAACAAAGTAACTGGGCAAAAGATTAAAGAACCACACGTCCATGATCCTAAGACTCCGGGAGGAGTTAGAGAACCTAGAAAATCAGGGAAAGAAACCCCTATGAAGTGGTGA
- a CDS encoding endo-beta-N-acetylglucosaminidase family protein, translating to MKKTSMLLILSTVLILSLMGGSIITASPSTSLVNELTEAQKAPVMMAYYRTWRDVTMPHDANSTLPDPNVTAMTDIPEGVDIVSVFHYVKPGTDEQLFWDTLRDTYVPALHERQTKVIRTIDIRELYNVPSMGTTPTSKEYDDYAQSLIDKYLTPYNLDGLDIDMEETLTQEKETKAFGTFEALSKRLGPVSNSGKLLIYDTNKDNHSLFKKVAPFCDYLFLQAYGRTPSRLDTTWATYKNTISPDQFLPGISFQEELGANWGDALEPFETSRAYKYAAWQPEDGPKGGMFIYAIDRDGKVYGDNTITKTDFSWTKRLIDVLKSN from the coding sequence ATGAAGAAAACCTCAATGTTGTTAATCTTGTCGACAGTTTTAATTTTATCTTTAATGGGCGGCTCAATTATTACAGCTAGTCCTTCAACTTCTTTAGTAAACGAGTTAACTGAAGCTCAAAAAGCTCCTGTAATGATGGCATACTATAGAACATGGCGTGACGTAACCATGCCTCATGATGCAAATTCAACTCTCCCAGATCCTAATGTGACAGCTATGACAGATATTCCTGAAGGAGTCGATATCGTTTCCGTCTTCCACTATGTTAAGCCAGGTACAGATGAACAATTATTTTGGGACACGCTTCGTGATACATATGTGCCTGCCTTGCACGAACGTCAAACCAAAGTGATACGCACGATAGATATAAGGGAGCTATATAACGTACCTAGTATGGGCACAACGCCCACATCCAAAGAATATGATGATTACGCGCAATCCTTAATTGATAAATACTTAACTCCCTACAATTTAGATGGCTTAGATATTGATATGGAGGAAACGTTAACCCAAGAAAAAGAAACAAAAGCATTTGGTACTTTTGAAGCTCTGTCTAAACGTTTAGGGCCAGTGTCGAATAGCGGCAAACTGCTTATCTATGATACAAACAAAGACAATCACAGCCTATTCAAAAAAGTAGCCCCATTTTGTGATTATTTGTTTCTACAAGCTTATGGCAGAACCCCTAGTAGATTAGATACTACATGGGCAACTTATAAAAATACAATCTCCCCTGATCAGTTTCTTCCGGGAATATCTTTTCAGGAAGAATTAGGCGCAAACTGGGGTGATGCTCTGGAACCATTTGAAACAAGCAGAGCTTACAAATATGCGGCTTGGCAACCGGAAGATGGCCCTAAGGGAGGAATGTTTATCTATGCCATCGATAGAGATGGCAAAGTATACGGAGATAATACAATTACGAAAACAGACTTTAGTTGGACAAAAAGATTAATTGATGTCTTGAAAAGCAACTAA
- a CDS encoding DUF3006 domain-containing protein, translating into MIKGIIDRFECDLAVIEVDGHTVEYPKYLLPAEAEAGDVVIINGNQFTLDKEETKKRKQEIDELMNDLFED; encoded by the coding sequence ATGATTAAAGGGATAATCGACCGATTCGAATGCGATCTGGCCGTGATTGAAGTGGATGGCCATACCGTTGAGTATCCAAAATATTTGCTGCCGGCAGAAGCCGAGGCAGGAGACGTCGTGATCATTAACGGCAATCAGTTCACCCTCGATAAAGAAGAGACCAAGAAACGAAAACAAGAAATCGATGAGCTGATGAATGACCTGTTCGAGGATTAA
- a CDS encoding MBL fold metallo-hydrolase, with product MRKAYVSIALMFSLLCALFSPALLAHPGKTDANGGHTCRTNCAQWGLKDGEYHYHNKDGSIRKADKQKSNQKEAGTSLILPQKQKAGTLQVYYLDVGQGDSTYIRTPQGQHILIDGGDNDKGQDVVAYLKHLGVKQLDVVIATHPDADHIGGLDDVINAFKVTAVYAPKVSHTTQTFEDFLKAVKKQKLGIKTAKSGVTIPLKGITAEFIAPVKEYGKDLNEWSAVLHLKYKDTSFLFSGDAEAKSEADMLEHPKKLRADVLKVGHHGSDTSTSQKFLSSVQPTYAVISAGTDNKYGHPKKATVDRLKNAKVKTFRTDTQGTITAISDGKKIKFETVR from the coding sequence ATGAGAAAAGCATACGTATCGATAGCGCTGATGTTTTCACTGCTGTGCGCACTATTTTCCCCTGCCCTGCTGGCGCATCCCGGCAAGACCGATGCGAACGGCGGCCATACCTGCCGCACGAACTGCGCGCAATGGGGCTTGAAAGACGGGGAATACCATTATCATAACAAGGATGGAAGCATAAGAAAGGCCGATAAGCAGAAATCGAATCAAAAAGAAGCCGGCACGTCACTGATTCTCCCTCAAAAGCAAAAGGCCGGCACGCTGCAAGTCTACTATTTGGATGTCGGACAGGGAGATTCCACATACATAAGAACGCCGCAAGGGCAGCATATCCTGATTGACGGCGGAGACAATGATAAGGGACAAGATGTCGTGGCATACCTCAAGCATCTTGGCGTCAAGCAGCTTGATGTGGTCATTGCGACACATCCGGATGCCGATCATATCGGCGGTCTGGACGATGTGATCAACGCCTTCAAGGTCACAGCCGTCTACGCCCCCAAAGTATCCCATACAACGCAAACCTTCGAGGACTTCTTGAAAGCCGTCAAAAAGCAAAAACTGGGAATCAAGACGGCCAAGAGTGGAGTCACCATCCCGCTTAAAGGCATTACGGCTGAATTTATCGCCCCCGTTAAGGAATACGGCAAGGATTTAAACGAATGGAGCGCCGTGTTACACTTGAAGTATAAAGACACTTCTTTCCTTTTTTCCGGTGATGCTGAAGCCAAAAGCGAGGCGGATATGCTGGAGCATCCGAAAAAGCTGCGCGCCGACGTGCTGAAGGTAGGCCATCACGGTTCGGACACATCGACGTCACAGAAGTTTCTGTCCTCCGTACAACCAACCTACGCAGTGATTAGCGCGGGAACGGACAATAAGTACGGCCATCCCAAGAAAGCAACGGTGGACAGGCTCAAGAATGCAAAGGTGAAAACATTCCGGACAGACACGCAAGGAACCATAACCGCTATCAGCGATGGCAAAAAAATAAAGTTCGAGACAGTGAGGTAA
- a CDS encoding putative holin-like toxin, with translation MPVSVYEALSIMFQFGLWIFALLTFVVTLLIYLHTKK, from the coding sequence ATGCCTGTGAGCGTATATGAAGCACTATCCATCATGTTCCAATTTGGGCTGTGGATATTCGCGTTATTGACGTTTGTGGTGACGCTGCTAATATACCTGCACACAAAGAAATAG
- a CDS encoding AraC family transcriptional regulator codes for MEALHLLRQAIDYIEEHLTDTLEIEDIAQAALSSRYHFQRMFHVLTGFTVTEYIRNRRLTLAAEELAGTDCRVIDAALKYGYESPEAFAKAFQRLHGVTPSGAKKRDVKLKAFSRISFHIEIKGECELNYRLVEELESTVIGKSIVIHADPFKEIPPFGDQIWNDGTHDRINEIVGRPFRNLLYGYLYDFQEDGTKRYMMGFDLPAGVEAPTEFDLLHVPARTYAVFESRETLTEKPDSGLEIQNVWRRIYSEWFPSTNFEQVEGPCIEKYYWVNEQMTESICEVWIPVRRKAEHAAK; via the coding sequence ATGGAGGCGCTTCACCTGCTTCGCCAGGCCATCGATTATATCGAGGAGCATCTGACCGACACGCTTGAGATCGAGGATATCGCGCAGGCGGCGTTGTCCTCCCGCTATCATTTTCAGCGCATGTTCCATGTCCTGACCGGCTTCACAGTCACCGAGTATATCCGGAACCGGCGGCTGACGCTTGCCGCGGAAGAGCTGGCGGGAACGGACTGCAGGGTCATCGATGCCGCGCTCAAGTACGGCTACGAGAGCCCGGAGGCGTTCGCGAAGGCGTTCCAACGTCTGCATGGCGTGACACCGTCCGGTGCCAAAAAGCGGGATGTGAAGCTCAAGGCGTTCTCACGAATCTCCTTTCATATCGAGATCAAAGGAGAATGCGAATTGAACTATCGTCTAGTAGAAGAGCTGGAGTCTACCGTTATCGGCAAAAGCATCGTCATACATGCGGATCCCTTCAAGGAAATTCCCCCGTTCGGCGATCAAATCTGGAATGACGGAACTCACGACAGGATTAATGAGATTGTCGGCAGGCCGTTTCGCAATCTGCTCTACGGCTACCTTTATGATTTTCAAGAGGATGGAACCAAGCGTTATATGATGGGATTCGATCTTCCCGCAGGAGTAGAGGCTCCCACCGAATTCGACCTTCTTCACGTGCCTGCCCGTACGTACGCGGTATTCGAGAGCCGGGAGACACTGACTGAGAAGCCCGACAGCGGCCTGGAAATTCAGAATGTATGGCGGCGCATCTATTCCGAATGGTTCCCTTCGACGAACTTCGAACAAGTGGAAGGACCGTGCATCGAGAAATACTACTGGGTGAACGAACAGATGACCGAATCGATCTGCGAAGTATGGATTCCGGTAAGAAGAAAAGCGGAGCATGCTGCCAAATAG
- a CDS encoding sigma-70 family RNA polymerase sigma factor yields the protein MRKAQKGNDKAFLMLYQQHEAEIYRTAYMYLKNKQDALDVVQETAYQSFKSIGSLREPQYFKTWILKIAIHRAIYMLKQRNKVIPFPPEFAEQIGSSSEDDIPLSLTLQNLLDELDTHEKSVIMLKYYQGYTFNAIAEILEMPLGSAKTILYRGLSKLRKSVKRGEIS from the coding sequence GTGAGGAAAGCCCAAAAGGGCAACGATAAAGCATTCCTGATGCTGTATCAGCAGCATGAGGCAGAGATTTACCGGACCGCCTATATGTACTTGAAGAACAAGCAGGACGCGCTCGATGTCGTTCAGGAGACGGCCTATCAGTCCTTCAAATCGATCGGGAGCTTGCGAGAGCCGCAATATTTCAAAACATGGATCCTCAAAATTGCGATCCACCGCGCCATTTACATGCTCAAGCAGCGCAATAAAGTGATTCCGTTCCCCCCGGAGTTCGCGGAACAAATCGGCAGCTCCAGCGAGGATGACATTCCCCTCTCTTTAACGCTGCAGAATCTGCTCGATGAACTGGATACTCATGAGAAAAGCGTCATCATGCTGAAATACTACCAGGGGTATACGTTCAATGCGATCGCTGAAATATTGGAGATGCCGTTAGGCTCGGCCAAGACGATATTGTACCGGGGCTTAAGCAAGCTGCGAAAAAGCGTAAAGAGAGGTGAAATCTCGTGA
- a CDS encoding DUF4179 domain-containing protein, translated as MSRHQRIVDEMEKIELPEELHQYSKLGTARAKGELGRWSRTRKGVKAAAATVAALLLAAAVGAATSPTFAEVLKSWFSLQKADGGLKQAADDGYAETVNKQVTDQGITLRVKEAIHDVFRISILFGLEQDGRPLNSDLLFETFIPDGTDDDPYVNRYEIVDDEGKVLPLSLQLLTSGNDRILTLGLDDLVPGHEVQSLSDLPDRITVRFDINQIGKTRGKWHLEVPIDLSAAKASSALVPLNQRYISPLGFSIDFKQLRHSPSKSELLLQVDETQAWRSAKKSDPMFRYEIKDGDGNIVAAMDGLRRGELDLGSRNVLKRFLNAQGSTGHMNYRHAFLPFHDAKDMTLELTAIYMEERADKELIIGLEPEALRKEPLVKEVKGKKVTFKMRAKEDEAPEQMKDGRSVFAGKGWVLEVDQELGSDTLDLQWRMEDGQGKPVQAQSVTELEQDESGNYRNRTMFFFEGQTPVPDRITLHVDRWTKKIPVSWSIPLVPSSEKLLPLDEVPIYEMTVDELKPDMVQKAEQALRELAPGRTAELYGVTEYSDRWFLYAKDNSRSVVIVEKATMEPIAVQRAIAYGELDEKLRKTVEDTLRQLSPDQPIVFEEAAREKSEVNNRWVLHNEHADIIIDALTGKLMEASLSYEPGRFDAEAKAVADKAYSSFAQGRALEMTHMVQRMTPTRHVWEFYRDMSLLATVDVKTNQVRSVEQSFKNDHPGDDKAAGKKYAEPHYTAEQAIAKASSAAKEVFGIDLEGYEVSVRLNEYTFTRQGGTTVRGTVNAKGEFWKLERIPEEGNQQS; from the coding sequence GTGAGTCGTCATCAACGCATTGTAGATGAAATGGAGAAGATCGAACTGCCAGAAGAGCTGCATCAATACAGCAAGCTGGGAACCGCCCGCGCCAAGGGGGAGCTTGGCCGTTGGAGCCGCACCCGTAAAGGGGTAAAGGCGGCTGCTGCCACCGTTGCAGCCCTGCTGTTAGCCGCAGCGGTCGGCGCGGCGACGTCGCCTACATTTGCGGAGGTGTTGAAGTCCTGGTTCTCGCTGCAGAAGGCGGACGGCGGCTTGAAGCAAGCGGCCGACGACGGCTATGCCGAAACGGTGAATAAGCAAGTCACCGATCAAGGGATTACGCTTCGGGTGAAGGAAGCGATTCACGATGTCTTTCGCATCTCGATTCTGTTCGGGCTGGAACAGGACGGCAGGCCGCTGAACTCCGATCTGCTGTTCGAGACGTTCATTCCGGACGGCACCGATGACGACCCGTACGTGAACCGATATGAGATTGTCGATGACGAGGGGAAGGTGCTGCCGCTGTCTCTGCAGCTGCTTACATCCGGGAATGACCGGATATTGACGCTGGGGCTGGACGACCTCGTTCCCGGACATGAAGTTCAGTCCCTGTCTGATCTGCCCGATCGGATTACGGTCCGCTTCGATATCAATCAGATCGGCAAAACCCGCGGGAAATGGCATCTCGAGGTGCCGATCGATCTGTCCGCGGCGAAGGCGTCGTCCGCTCTCGTTCCGCTTAACCAGCGCTACATCTCGCCGCTTGGCTTCAGCATCGACTTCAAGCAGCTGCGGCATAGTCCGAGCAAGTCGGAATTGCTGCTGCAGGTCGACGAGACGCAGGCCTGGAGAAGCGCGAAGAAGAGCGATCCGATGTTCCGGTATGAGATTAAGGATGGCGACGGGAATATCGTCGCGGCCATGGACGGGCTGCGGCGCGGAGAGCTGGACTTGGGGAGCAGGAATGTGCTCAAGCGCTTCCTGAATGCCCAGGGGAGCACCGGGCATATGAACTATCGGCATGCCTTCCTTCCTTTCCATGATGCGAAGGATATGACGCTGGAATTGACCGCGATCTATATGGAGGAACGGGCGGACAAGGAGCTGATTATCGGGCTTGAACCGGAGGCGCTTCGGAAGGAGCCGCTTGTGAAGGAGGTGAAAGGGAAGAAAGTTACGTTCAAAATGCGGGCCAAGGAAGACGAAGCTCCGGAACAGATGAAGGATGGACGCAGCGTCTTTGCAGGCAAGGGATGGGTGCTTGAGGTCGATCAAGAGCTCGGCTCAGATACGCTTGATCTGCAATGGCGCATGGAGGACGGGCAAGGGAAGCCGGTACAGGCACAAAGCGTGACCGAGCTAGAGCAGGATGAGTCGGGGAATTACCGCAACCGCACGATGTTCTTCTTCGAGGGCCAGACGCCGGTGCCTGACCGCATCACCCTGCATGTGGACAGATGGACGAAGAAGATACCTGTGAGCTGGAGCATTCCGCTTGTTCCGTCGTCTGAGAAGCTTCTGCCGCTGGACGAAGTTCCGATATACGAGATGACCGTTGACGAATTGAAGCCTGACATGGTGCAAAAAGCGGAGCAGGCGCTCCGGGAGCTCGCTCCGGGCAGGACGGCGGAGCTGTACGGCGTCACGGAATATTCGGATCGTTGGTTCCTCTACGCGAAGGATAACAGCAGAAGCGTCGTGATTGTGGAGAAGGCGACGATGGAGCCGATCGCTGTACAACGCGCCATTGCCTATGGCGAACTGGACGAGAAGCTGAGGAAGACCGTGGAAGACACCTTGCGCCAGCTCAGCCCGGATCAGCCGATCGTGTTTGAGGAAGCGGCGCGAGAGAAGTCCGAGGTGAATAACCGTTGGGTGCTTCACAACGAGCACGCCGACATCATTATCGATGCGCTAACGGGCAAGCTGATGGAAGCTTCGCTAAGCTATGAGCCAGGGCGATTCGATGCCGAGGCGAAGGCCGTTGCGGACAAAGCGTACTCTTCTTTTGCGCAAGGAAGAGCATTGGAAATGACTCATATGGTTCAGAGAATGACGCCGACGCGTCATGTATGGGAGTTCTACCGGGATATGAGCCTATTGGCGACCGTCGACGTGAAGACGAACCAGGTGCGATCGGTCGAACAGAGCTTCAAAAATGACCATCCTGGCGATGACAAAGCGGCCGGCAAAAAGTATGCCGAACCGCACTATACTGCAGAGCAAGCCATAGCGAAGGCAAGTTCGGCCGCGAAGGAAGTGTTCGGCATCGATCTGGAAGGATATGAAGTGAGCGTCCGGTTGAACGAATATACGTTCACGCGCCAAGGCGGCACGACAGTGAGAGGGACCGTGAATGCCAAGGGCGAGTTCTGGAAGCTGGAGCGGATCCCGGAAGAGGGAAATCAACAATCATGA
- a CDS encoding YiiX/YebB-like N1pC/P60 family cysteine hydrolase, translating to MKKVVLAILVLVLIVPATVGARGKDGDVLERILDVYPHVTKEQLVSEIEYASQVTKLPPDVIASQMYDELHTKMPEPQNKIAVLGGKGDGAYQLASSSKGNVFFETASTAGIPHGHVGIYYTPDYIVESVPGSGVRKVKLIDKRVDAGSKILTPKSQYASASAREQAADWSHGRIGESYSYNFATNRATSCIGDKNCSKLVWCAFKEKAKIDIDKDGGLGVYPVDIRDSPMFLTLKSY from the coding sequence ATGAAAAAGGTTGTGCTTGCCATTCTCGTGCTCGTGCTGATCGTACCTGCAACGGTTGGCGCCCGCGGGAAGGACGGCGATGTCCTGGAGCGTATTCTGGACGTGTATCCGCATGTCACCAAGGAGCAGCTCGTATCCGAAATTGAATACGCTTCCCAAGTCACCAAGCTTCCGCCTGATGTCATCGCCAGCCAAATGTACGACGAGTTGCACACGAAGATGCCCGAACCGCAAAACAAAATAGCGGTGCTTGGCGGCAAAGGCGACGGCGCCTATCAGCTTGCGTCCAGCAGCAAAGGCAATGTCTTCTTCGAAACGGCCTCGACAGCCGGCATCCCGCACGGACATGTCGGCATCTACTACACCCCCGATTACATCGTGGAATCCGTACCCGGCTCAGGCGTGCGCAAGGTGAAGCTCATCGACAAGCGCGTCGATGCAGGCTCTAAAATCTTGACTCCGAAGTCGCAATATGCAAGCGCTTCCGCAAGGGAGCAAGCCGCCGACTGGTCGCACGGACGCATCGGCGAGAGCTACTCCTACAATTTCGCCACGAATCGCGCGACTTCGTGCATCGGGGATAAGAACTGTTCCAAGCTCGTATGGTGCGCCTTCAAAGAAAAAGCGAAGATCGATATCGATAAGGATGGCGGCCTGGGCGTCTATCCGGTCGATATTCGAGATTCCCCTATGTTCCTCACCTTGAAAAGTTATTGA